A region from the Desulfitobacterium dehalogenans ATCC 51507 genome encodes:
- a CDS encoding tautomerase family protein → MPMIHFDGPVLTMDQKRSLIHGISQAASQATGLPMASFTVVLDEHEYSNFGIGGEVLVESNFWNKVKEIKD, encoded by the coding sequence ATGCCAATGATTCATTTTGATGGTCCTGTACTTACTATGGATCAAAAGCGAAGCCTAATTCATGGAATATCGCAAGCGGCTTCTCAAGCAACAGGATTGCCAATGGCCTCCTTCACTGTTGTTCTTGATGAGCATGAGTACAGTAATTTTGGTATCGGGGGAGAAGTATTGGTAGAATCAAATTTTTGGAATAAGGTTAAAGAGATCAAAGACTAA
- a CDS encoding histidine kinase, translating into MIFQSLVILGVELMLVLVTSQMKLLIPFLIGNTLFLLYHLNLEYKKAARQATERNAELSFKIANQTLPYLRRGLNEQNAEYIAKIIQEIGQVAAVSITDREKQLAYLGVGCDQHHPGDKILTRATRDVIQSGVYKIVRTQKELNCPRQNICDCPLAAAVIVPLKCQGEVVGTMKLYETKDGQLSSDLIRLAIGMAELLGIQIELAELDHQAKLAAEAQLNALQAQINPHFFFNVLNTIIATSRTSPNRSRRLLIHLAEFFRKALKSHGSLITLREEMSFVKTYLILEKARFGRKLHFKGEIPEELMNALVPRLSIQPLVENAVKHGITEKIGNGVVSVKVEQIGQELYIIVADDGVGIQPERLQEVLKPGVGSGNGVGMANVHERLIGHYGEEYGLQIRSQPNIGTTVTMHLPLTTIEDGGLL; encoded by the coding sequence ATGATCTTTCAAAGCTTAGTTATACTTGGCGTGGAATTAATGCTGGTCTTAGTAACAAGCCAGATGAAGCTGTTAATTCCATTTTTAATAGGCAACACACTTTTTCTTTTGTATCATCTAAATCTTGAATATAAAAAAGCTGCGCGGCAAGCTACAGAGCGGAATGCGGAACTAAGCTTCAAAATAGCTAACCAGACTCTTCCTTATTTACGCCGAGGGCTTAATGAGCAAAATGCAGAATACATCGCCAAAATCATTCAAGAGATCGGGCAGGTCGCAGCTGTTTCGATCACGGACCGTGAAAAGCAACTAGCCTATTTAGGTGTGGGATGTGATCAGCATCATCCGGGAGATAAAATTCTTACCCGGGCGACACGAGATGTGATCCAATCCGGAGTTTATAAGATAGTACGAACTCAAAAAGAACTGAACTGCCCTAGACAGAACATCTGTGATTGTCCACTAGCGGCGGCTGTCATCGTACCTCTGAAGTGTCAGGGTGAAGTGGTGGGAACCATGAAACTGTATGAGACAAAGGATGGACAGCTTTCATCGGATCTTATTCGCTTAGCTATTGGGATGGCAGAGCTTCTGGGGATTCAAATCGAACTAGCAGAGCTTGACCACCAAGCAAAACTGGCTGCGGAAGCACAGTTGAATGCATTGCAGGCCCAAATCAATCCCCATTTCTTTTTCAACGTACTCAATACCATAATTGCCACCAGCCGTACCAGCCCTAATCGTTCGCGACGGTTGTTGATTCATCTTGCGGAATTTTTCCGTAAGGCCCTCAAATCCCACGGCAGCTTGATCACTCTGCGGGAGGAAATGAGTTTTGTAAAAACCTATTTAATTCTCGAGAAAGCTCGCTTTGGGCGTAAGCTCCATTTTAAAGGAGAGATTCCCGAAGAGCTCATGAATGCATTGGTCCCACGCTTAAGCATTCAACCCCTTGTGGAAAACGCTGTCAAACATGGGATTACGGAGAAAATCGGCAATGGAGTCGTTTCCGTGAAAGTGGAGCAAATAGGTCAGGAACTTTATATTATTGTGGCAGATGATGGAGTGGGAATACAGCCGGAACGTTTGCAAGAAGTGCTAAAGCCCGGTGTCGGCTCAGGTAATGGAGTGGGTATGGCTAATGTCCATGAACGTTTAATTGGACATTACGGTGAAGAATATGGCTTACAAATTCGGAGTCAACCTAATATAGGGACGACGGTGACCATGCATTTGCCCTTAACGACTATAGAAGATGGAGGTCTGCTATGA
- a CDS encoding bifunctional ADP-dependent NAD(P)H-hydrate dehydratase/NAD(P)H-hydrate epimerase — MRVVSAQQMRELEERAIQDFGIPSLLLMENAALAVVQEIRQMLEHRHIELSEGRATVFVGKGNNGGDGLAVARHLLILGMDITVYSFARVEEFKGDAALNYRLYQNTGGKLFTIDGEKQRRLARISLAQADVIIDAIYGTGFRGALPSLIEEYVEEINRAQVPVVAVDIPSGVEADTGKIYRKAIIADTTVTFGLPKLGHFLGVGPEYAGRVIVDPISIPARYLDDETLTTFILTGDVRQYLPIRSLQGHKGTHGRGVLVAGSEGMTGAALLAGKAALRSGIGLLQMVVPYGLAEGMDLALIEATVWGAEGEKALNGNAWSVIYERAEKAQALAIGPGLGQDPELLLVLEEVLRNLSLPVILDADALNILAKEPGILGWRQGRGPLILTPHPGEMARLCGCTTEEVQANRLELAISKAVEWESIIILKGAITIIAAPDGRAFLNPTGNPGLGTGGTGDVLTGSILAWLAQGVEPLAAACLGVYLHGKAADQLTGEFGLSGYTAGEVADQLPKARRSLENNH; from the coding sequence ATGAGAGTGGTCAGTGCCCAACAAATGCGAGAACTCGAAGAAAGGGCGATTCAAGATTTTGGTATACCAAGTTTGTTGCTCATGGAAAATGCAGCTTTAGCCGTGGTCCAAGAAATACGTCAAATGCTCGAACACCGGCATATTGAATTGTCGGAGGGGAGGGCTACAGTCTTTGTAGGTAAAGGCAATAATGGAGGGGATGGATTAGCTGTTGCTCGGCATCTCCTGATCTTAGGGATGGATATAACCGTCTATTCTTTCGCCAGGGTTGAAGAATTCAAAGGTGATGCAGCTCTCAACTATAGGTTATACCAAAACACCGGAGGCAAACTTTTCACCATCGATGGAGAAAAACAGCGCAGATTGGCGAGAATCTCTCTAGCTCAGGCTGATGTGATTATAGACGCTATCTATGGGACAGGGTTTCGTGGTGCTCTGCCCAGCTTAATTGAAGAGTATGTGGAGGAAATCAATCGCGCCCAGGTACCTGTTGTCGCTGTAGATATCCCCAGTGGCGTGGAAGCGGATACGGGAAAAATCTATCGCAAGGCCATTATAGCCGATACCACGGTTACTTTTGGTCTGCCAAAGCTCGGCCATTTTTTAGGGGTAGGACCTGAATATGCAGGTCGGGTCATTGTGGACCCTATCTCGATTCCGGCACGTTATTTGGATGATGAGACTTTGACTACATTCATATTAACGGGGGATGTGCGTCAATATTTACCCATCCGCAGTCTTCAAGGGCATAAGGGGACCCACGGCCGGGGGGTTTTGGTGGCAGGTTCAGAAGGAATGACCGGTGCCGCCTTGTTAGCCGGTAAAGCCGCCCTACGATCTGGAATAGGTTTATTGCAGATGGTTGTTCCCTATGGGCTTGCGGAAGGAATGGATCTTGCTTTGATAGAGGCTACGGTTTGGGGTGCAGAAGGTGAAAAAGCCCTCAATGGCAATGCTTGGTCTGTGATTTATGAACGAGCTGAAAAGGCCCAGGCATTAGCCATAGGTCCGGGATTAGGACAAGATCCCGAGTTGCTGCTGGTTTTAGAGGAAGTTCTACGCAATCTTTCCCTTCCCGTAATTCTCGATGCCGATGCATTGAATATTTTAGCCAAGGAACCAGGAATTTTGGGTTGGCGTCAGGGGCGGGGACCCTTGATCCTTACTCCCCATCCCGGAGAAATGGCTCGTCTGTGTGGGTGTACAACGGAAGAAGTTCAAGCTAATCGGCTTGAACTAGCCATAAGTAAGGCTGTAGAATGGGAGAGCATTATTATCCTCAAAGGGGCTATTACCATTATTGCCGCCCCGGACGGACGAGCATTCCTTAATCCTACCGGTAATCCAGGATTAGGAACCGGAGGGACGGGGGATGTACTTACAGGAAGTATTTTAGCCTGGTTGGCTCAAGGGGTAGAACCCTTAGCTGCAGCCTGTTTGGGAGTGTATCTTCATGGTAAGGCAGCAGATCAATTGACCGGCGAATTCGGCTTAAGCGGATATACGGCCGGTGAGGTGGCTGATCAGCTGCCCAAGGCACGGAGAAGTTTGGAAAATAATCATTAA
- a CDS encoding VOC family protein, whose amino-acid sequence MSEKKMFQGLAHIGIKSMNMDQAAAFYSEVLGFELLERIKPGDVELIFMKCGETVVELIEINDQKKFEDGVVNHLALRVEDIFQAVAWLKEHHVECINAEPREMEGGRYNFFFRGPSGEKLELFQE is encoded by the coding sequence TTGAGCGAGAAGAAAATGTTTCAAGGTTTAGCCCATATTGGGATCAAGTCGATGAATATGGATCAGGCCGCAGCCTTTTATTCTGAGGTGCTTGGCTTTGAACTCCTTGAGCGGATTAAACCAGGGGATGTAGAGCTTATTTTCATGAAATGCGGGGAAACTGTTGTTGAACTGATTGAAATTAATGACCAAAAGAAATTTGAAGATGGAGTGGTTAATCACCTGGCTCTACGAGTAGAGGATATATTTCAGGCAGTGGCTTGGTTGAAGGAACACCATGTGGAATGTATTAACGCAGAACCTCGTGAGATGGAGGGAGGACGCTATAATTTTTTCTTTAGAGGCCCCTCTGGAGAGAAACTGGAGCTATTTCAGGAATAA
- a CDS encoding TrkA C-terminal domain-containing protein: MEYNARYQEIAIDIAHSIVMGEYREGEKIHGRSTLAGRYNVSPETIRRSIAILQTMGVVMVSQGVGITVISKSMAEKFMRGFDQKAEIQVYFDELKKLMEQRREIDQKIDAHLTKIVNYTDRLASRWMDVAEIEIAKGSGAKGKTLSDLKLREKTGLTVVAVVREGIEQFSPGAEFVLDDGDILLVVGSEQGKEKLQEILR, from the coding sequence ATGGAATATAATGCACGTTATCAAGAAATTGCGATAGATATTGCTCATTCTATCGTTATGGGAGAGTACCGCGAAGGGGAAAAAATACATGGACGCTCGACTTTAGCGGGTCGTTATAATGTATCTCCGGAGACCATCCGGCGCTCTATTGCTATCCTCCAAACCATGGGTGTAGTCATGGTAAGTCAAGGGGTAGGGATTACGGTGATCTCCAAAAGCATGGCGGAAAAGTTTATGAGAGGTTTTGATCAGAAAGCAGAGATTCAGGTCTATTTTGATGAGTTGAAGAAATTAATGGAGCAGAGGCGTGAGATTGATCAAAAAATTGACGCACATCTCACAAAAATTGTAAACTATACGGATCGCTTGGCAAGCCGCTGGATGGATGTAGCCGAAATTGAAATCGCCAAAGGTTCCGGTGCCAAAGGGAAAACCTTAAGCGATTTAAAATTGAGGGAAAAAACCGGTTTGACGGTCGTGGCTGTAGTTAGAGAGGGTATTGAACAATTTTCTCCAGGGGCTGAGTTTGTTCTGGACGATGGAGATATCCTGCTGGTGGTAGGATCTGAACAAGGTAAAGAAAAACTTCAGGAAATCCTTCGCTAG
- a CDS encoding holo-ACP synthase produces the protein MIPGVDIVEIQRFAKACERTPKLRERLFTSREIESLQHKAAPSWAARFAGKEAVLKALGTGLRGLSWHDIEILSNDLGEPIVFLTEKAEIVLHTRGGSQIRISLSHEKEYAVGMAILF, from the coding sequence ATGATCCCGGGAGTCGATATCGTAGAAATTCAGCGCTTTGCTAAAGCCTGTGAGCGAACACCCAAACTTCGGGAGCGATTGTTTACATCTCGTGAGATTGAGAGTTTACAACATAAAGCGGCACCCAGTTGGGCAGCGCGTTTTGCGGGTAAAGAAGCAGTCCTTAAAGCTTTAGGAACAGGACTAAGAGGACTATCCTGGCATGATATTGAAATCCTTAGCAATGACTTGGGGGAACCTATCGTATTCCTTACGGAAAAAGCTGAGATAGTATTGCATACACGAGGAGGATCCCAGATCCGAATAAGCCTATCCCACGAGAAAGAGTACGCTGTAGGAATGGCCATACTTTTTTAG
- a CDS encoding TIGR01212 family radical SAM protein (This family includes YhcC from E. coli K-12, an uncharacterized radical SAM protein.) codes for MNRGREEKLNFNWQNGDKRYYTLNQHLRDVFGDKVFKVSLDAGFTCPNRDGRVGRGGCIYCSARGSGDFAGQAEKSIHEQFCEIKQVMSRKWSGAKYLAYFQAYTNTYAPLKRLQEVYEQALAEEGVVGLSIATRPDCLPAEVLDYLEELNQRTYLWVELGLQSIHDRTMEWVGRGHTFEDFLQGLDKLRQRKIRVCAHLIYGLPGETLEDMLSSAQTLAKLDVQGLKLHLLHVLRGTPLAKIYEENPFPLLSQDEYVHLICDTLERLPAQMVIHRLTGDAPRKDLIAPLWSLKKWEILNAIDQELESRGTWQGKKRDNKNG; via the coding sequence TTGAATCGCGGTAGGGAAGAAAAACTAAATTTTAATTGGCAAAATGGAGATAAACGTTATTACACTTTAAATCAACATTTGCGCGATGTTTTCGGAGATAAGGTGTTTAAAGTATCCCTTGATGCGGGGTTTACATGTCCCAATCGGGATGGACGAGTAGGGCGAGGAGGCTGTATTTATTGCAGTGCGAGAGGTTCAGGAGACTTTGCCGGTCAGGCAGAGAAATCTATTCATGAGCAATTCTGTGAAATTAAGCAAGTCATGAGCCGAAAATGGTCCGGAGCCAAATATCTAGCCTATTTCCAAGCTTATACCAATACCTATGCTCCCCTGAAGCGTTTGCAGGAAGTCTATGAGCAAGCCTTGGCGGAGGAGGGAGTGGTAGGCCTGTCCATTGCCACTCGTCCGGATTGTCTACCGGCCGAGGTGCTGGACTATCTAGAAGAGCTCAATCAACGAACGTATCTCTGGGTGGAGTTAGGCCTGCAAAGCATTCATGACCGGACCATGGAATGGGTGGGGAGAGGACACACTTTTGAGGATTTTCTTCAAGGCTTAGATAAGCTCCGCCAAAGAAAGATAAGAGTCTGTGCTCATTTGATTTATGGGCTGCCGGGGGAAACCCTTGAGGATATGCTTAGCTCAGCTCAAACCTTAGCCAAACTCGATGTGCAGGGACTTAAACTGCATCTTTTGCATGTGTTAAGGGGGACACCCCTGGCTAAAATTTATGAGGAGAACCCTTTTCCTTTGCTTTCACAGGATGAGTATGTCCATCTAATTTGCGATACTCTGGAAAGATTGCCCGCTCAGATGGTCATTCACCGCTTGACCGGGGATGCTCCCCGAAAGGATTTGATAGCACCCCTTTGGAGTCTTAAAAAATGGGAAATTCTTAATGCTATCGACCAGGAACTGGAGAGTAGGGGAACATGGCAAGGGAAAAAGAGAGATAATAAAAACGGCTAA
- the eam gene encoding glutamate 2,3-aminomutase translates to MAVEFLPPNPRQASQARALELKQKAQSYNKCKETIPCGLALSEEYNENRDFILDQLDAGLEHWQDWKWQLKNRIQDAENLSTLLPLTPKQRHEIDEVGKIYRWAVSPYYLSLIDKDDPRDPIRLQSLPSMEEILDDSGEVDPMGEEYTSPAPSITRRYPDRLIINVTNLCAMYCRHCQRRRNIGEIDLHETRANLEAALDYVRSNPEIRDVLVTGGDALLLSDQMLDWLLGELHEIKHVEIKRIGTRVPVTLPMRITDELCAVLEKYPPLYINTQFNHPKEVTEETKKAADRLIKAGVILGNQAVLLKGINDRPEIMKRLNQELLKIRVRPYYIFHAKNVKGTSHFIPRIQDGLKIMENLRGYTSGLAIPTYIINAPGGGGKTPILPQYLISLNDDEAVIRTWEGKVVHYPNH, encoded by the coding sequence ATGGCAGTAGAATTTCTCCCCCCTAACCCAAGACAGGCTTCACAAGCAAGGGCTTTGGAATTAAAACAAAAGGCTCAATCTTACAACAAGTGCAAGGAAACGATTCCCTGCGGTCTCGCTTTAAGCGAAGAATATAATGAAAACCGAGACTTTATACTGGATCAGTTAGATGCCGGCCTGGAGCATTGGCAGGATTGGAAGTGGCAGCTTAAGAACCGTATTCAGGATGCTGAGAACTTGAGTACCCTGCTTCCCCTGACCCCGAAGCAAAGACATGAAATCGACGAGGTGGGTAAAATCTATCGCTGGGCAGTTTCACCCTATTATTTAAGCCTTATCGATAAAGATGATCCTCGGGATCCCATCCGTCTACAAAGTCTCCCCTCTATGGAAGAGATCCTCGATGATTCCGGGGAAGTCGATCCTATGGGAGAAGAGTATACATCCCCTGCTCCGAGTATCACTCGTCGTTACCCAGATCGTCTCATAATTAATGTAACCAATCTGTGTGCTATGTATTGCAGGCACTGCCAACGCCGGCGGAATATCGGGGAAATTGACCTCCATGAAACCCGTGCTAATCTGGAGGCGGCTTTAGATTATGTACGCTCCAATCCAGAGATCCGGGACGTGCTGGTCACCGGTGGCGATGCACTCCTCCTCAGTGATCAAATGCTGGATTGGCTATTAGGAGAATTGCACGAAATTAAACATGTGGAAATCAAACGCATTGGCACCCGGGTCCCTGTCACTCTGCCCATGCGCATTACTGATGAGCTCTGTGCTGTTCTTGAAAAATACCCACCCCTTTATATCAATACTCAATTCAATCATCCCAAAGAGGTGACCGAGGAGACCAAGAAAGCTGCCGATCGCTTGATTAAAGCGGGAGTTATCTTGGGTAACCAAGCAGTTCTTCTCAAAGGAATCAATGACCGACCGGAGATTATGAAGCGCCTTAACCAAGAGCTACTGAAAATTCGCGTTCGTCCCTACTACATCTTCCATGCCAAAAATGTTAAGGGCACGAGCCACTTTATTCCCCGTATTCAAGACGGGTTAAAGATAATGGAAAACTTACGCGGCTACACCTCCGGTTTGGCCATTCCAACTTATATTATTAATGCCCCGGGAGGCGGTGGCAAAACCCCCATCCTACCACAGTACCTTATTTCCCTTAACGATGATGAAGCGGTAATAAGAACCTGGGAAGGTAAGGTTGTGCATTATCCTAATCATTAA
- a CDS encoding DVU0298 family protein, whose amino-acid sequence MEKMEEILLERNWRELEELVLVGNKKATRSLVNRIYIKDGLGFWRAVEALGVAAALEEKQKKDSSVELVRRYFWSLNEESGGNAWNASEAIGSIMAHNPKECGHFNWMYANLLEDESLQEGVLWGLLNLSINAPEVVDPLVERVYPFLKAQDVSQRGLAVWIFTLMKAYPLAEERWEIGEELHKVLVQDKEVAEIYLEGNYYHFSISELLGKEILTFHAREYEQEDFTWNISVASSQKGLCWVGLGTPEKEEAEIRSWAQKRAPKALIIPRALPNQKIMEQLEEYFSGDRQEFALPLDPRGTDFQLKVWEELRRIPYGETCSYGEIAQNVGNPKGPRAVGLANNKNPMAIITPCHRVVGKKGDLVGYASGLDYKVRLLNWEAAHRHK is encoded by the coding sequence ATGGAGAAGATGGAAGAAATTTTGCTTGAACGAAATTGGCGGGAATTAGAAGAGTTAGTTCTTGTAGGTAATAAAAAAGCAACCCGCAGTTTAGTGAACAGGATTTACATAAAGGATGGACTGGGGTTTTGGCGTGCAGTAGAAGCACTGGGGGTGGCCGCTGCTTTAGAGGAGAAACAGAAGAAAGATTCTTCTGTGGAGTTGGTACGTCGCTATTTTTGGTCTTTAAATGAGGAATCCGGTGGCAACGCTTGGAATGCATCCGAGGCCATCGGCAGTATCATGGCTCATAACCCCAAGGAGTGTGGCCACTTCAACTGGATGTATGCTAATCTTTTGGAAGATGAAAGCTTACAGGAAGGAGTTCTTTGGGGATTGCTTAATCTATCCATCAATGCTCCTGAAGTGGTGGATCCTTTGGTAGAGAGGGTGTATCCATTTCTCAAAGCCCAGGATGTCAGCCAAAGGGGGTTAGCGGTCTGGATTTTTACTTTGATGAAAGCCTATCCCTTAGCCGAGGAACGATGGGAGATTGGGGAAGAATTACACAAGGTGCTTGTTCAGGATAAAGAGGTGGCTGAAATCTACCTGGAGGGAAACTATTACCATTTTTCAATCTCTGAGTTATTAGGAAAAGAGATTCTTACCTTCCATGCCAGAGAATATGAACAAGAAGACTTTACCTGGAATATCAGTGTGGCTAGCTCTCAGAAAGGCCTTTGTTGGGTAGGTTTAGGAACTCCGGAAAAAGAAGAAGCGGAAATAAGGTCCTGGGCACAGAAACGTGCACCTAAAGCATTGATTATTCCCCGAGCCTTGCCTAATCAAAAAATTATGGAGCAATTGGAAGAGTATTTTTCGGGTGACCGGCAAGAATTTGCTCTTCCCTTAGACCCTAGAGGAACTGATTTTCAACTTAAAGTATGGGAAGAGCTGCGCAGAATACCCTATGGAGAAACCTGCAGTTATGGTGAGATTGCTCAGAATGTTGGCAACCCTAAAGGACCACGGGCCGTAGGCTTGGCAAATAATAAGAATCCCATGGCCATCATTACGCCTTGTCATCGGGTGGTGGGCAAAAAGGGAGATTTGGTGGGTTATGCCAGTGGCCTTGATTATAAGGTGCGACTTCTAAACTGGGAAGCAGCCCATCGCCACAAATAG